A single window of Armatimonadota bacterium DNA harbors:
- the cstA gene encoding carbon starvation protein A: MASVWIVLSVTLILWIAYRWYGTFLVKQVFRVDDSRVTPAHTQRDDVDYIPTPAPVLFGHHFASIAGLGPLLGPAIAVVWGWLPALIWIVVGSIFIGAVHDTGCLVASVRNRARSIADVTADVMGHRARTLFLLFAIFALSLAMGVFVVNISMLFAPGAGATEGGHVPQAVLPSVMLIVIALAVGVLHYRLRLSLTSLTAAAVATSLLFVWLGVKMPLTAIGGVSLTPERWTYALMVYAFAASILPVWLLLQPRDYVNSFQLYLGMVLLFIGTLVGNPRIVAPAVNTSASGLPPLFPMLFITVACGAVSGFHSLVASGTSSKQIARESHVLPVAYGGMLTEGLLATLALIGVAAGMSSAGEWATRYADWKSAGTHALANFVHGAGAIVAMSGVPIELAKVFVATVAVGFALTTLDSGTRLIRYNVQELGRAWRLSILQHPLVATTIAVGFIGGFALMRSPDPVTGQIKPLGSILWQLFGTSNQLLAGLSLLVVSLYLRALGRATVYTAAPMAFMLVVTVSALIWSMVGFWNQGNWLLLGIAGVILLLALWLVKEALAVQRQYQPAPELLQPAGGE; encoded by the coding sequence TTGGCTTCTGTCTGGATTGTCTTATCCGTTACGCTTATCCTGTGGATTGCCTATCGTTGGTACGGCACGTTTCTGGTCAAACAGGTGTTTCGGGTAGATGACAGCCGTGTCACGCCTGCCCACACCCAGCGCGACGACGTGGATTATATCCCTACGCCTGCGCCCGTGCTGTTTGGGCACCACTTCGCTTCCATAGCTGGCTTAGGTCCCCTACTGGGACCGGCTATCGCTGTGGTGTGGGGATGGCTTCCTGCGCTTATCTGGATTGTGGTGGGAAGCATCTTCATCGGCGCAGTGCATGATACAGGTTGCCTGGTCGCTTCGGTGCGCAATCGTGCGCGCTCTATCGCCGATGTCACTGCCGATGTGATGGGGCATCGCGCCCGCACGCTGTTCTTACTGTTCGCCATCTTCGCGCTTTCGCTGGCGATGGGGGTGTTTGTGGTCAACATCTCCATGCTGTTCGCCCCCGGTGCAGGAGCCACAGAGGGTGGACATGTTCCGCAAGCGGTGCTGCCGAGCGTGATGCTCATCGTGATTGCTTTGGCAGTCGGTGTATTACACTATCGTCTGCGTCTGTCACTGACTTCACTCACAGCTGCTGCGGTCGCAACCAGTCTGCTCTTCGTCTGGCTGGGGGTAAAGATGCCGTTAACCGCCATAGGAGGCGTTAGCCTGACCCCCGAGCGATGGACGTATGCCCTCATGGTTTATGCGTTCGCGGCTTCTATACTGCCTGTGTGGCTTCTGTTACAACCGCGCGACTATGTGAACTCGTTCCAGCTCTATTTGGGAATGGTACTGCTTTTCATCGGCACGCTCGTGGGCAATCCGCGCATCGTTGCACCTGCGGTAAACACTTCAGCCAGCGGATTGCCACCGCTGTTCCCGATGCTGTTTATCACGGTAGCGTGTGGAGCGGTCTCCGGCTTCCACTCACTGGTCGCATCTGGCACTTCCTCCAAGCAGATTGCCCGCGAGAGCCATGTTCTGCCGGTAGCGTACGGTGGAATGCTGACCGAGGGCTTGCTGGCAACACTCGCGCTGATCGGCGTGGCAGCAGGTATGAGCAGCGCAGGTGAGTGGGCAACTCGCTATGCCGATTGGAAGTCCGCCGGCACACACGCCCTGGCGAACTTCGTACACGGCGCGGGCGCGATTGTGGCGATGAGCGGAGTGCCCATCGAGCTGGCAAAGGTATTCGTCGCGACCGTTGCAGTAGGCTTCGCGCTCACCACGCTGGACAGCGGCACACGCCTTATCCGCTACAACGTGCAGGAGCTGGGTAGAGCGTGGCGGTTATCTATATTGCAGCATCCTCTGGTAGCGACCACCATTGCCGTTGGCTTCATCGGTGGGTTCGCGCTGATGCGCTCTCCCGACCCCGTGACCGGTCAGATCAAACCGCTGGGTTCCATCCTCTGGCAGCTGTTCGGCACATCCAATCAGTTGCTGGCTGGGTTATCGCTGCTGGTGGTATCCCTGTATCTGCGCGCACTGGGACGAGCCACTGTCTACACCGCCGCGCCGATGGCGTTCATGCTGGTCGTCACAGTGAGTGCGCTGATATGGAGCATGGTCGGCTTCTGGAATCAGGGCAATTGGCTGCTCCTAGGGATCGCGGGGGTAATTTTGCTGCTGGCGCTATGGCTGGTCAAAGAGGCGCTGGCAGTGCAGCGCCAGTATCAACCCGCTCCTGAGCTCTTACAGCCAGCAGGAGGAGAGTGA
- the panD gene encoding aspartate 1-decarboxylase, with translation MVLRQVLKSKIHRATITEANVDYIGSITIDADLMERVDLLPGELVHVWNLTNGERFETYAIAGEPGSGVICINGAAALKVSVGQKVIIAAFALTDEPITPRIILVDENNRFVKYL, from the coding sequence ATGGTACTTCGGCAGGTGCTGAAAAGCAAGATCCATCGAGCGACCATCACCGAGGCGAACGTGGACTACATCGGCAGTATCACTATCGATGCCGACCTGATGGAACGAGTAGACCTGTTGCCCGGCGAGCTTGTGCATGTGTGGAACCTGACCAACGGCGAGCGGTTCGAAACCTACGCCATCGCAGGTGAGCCGGGCAGCGGGGTTATCTGTATCAACGGCGCGGCGGCGTTGAAGGTATCGGTGGGACAGAAGGTGATTATCGCCGCCTTTGCGCTGACGGATGAGCCGATAACACCGCGAATTATCCTGGTGGACGAGAACAACCGCTTTGTGAAATACCTGTAA
- a CDS encoding cytochrome c assembly protein translates to MNAAEWGRLIIYLGAAGAVAATVLFALAAKQERWLLWARRAYALAVFSAVAAFGILISLCMRSDFRVVYVANFSSSDLPWYYKLSSAWAGQEGSFLLWAFWTALLGLLLIRRLKRYEPLTMAVYSSILAFLMAILTKQSPFLLYPPSEVPPEGMGLNPLLQNYWMAIHPPTIFIGFASLAIPFSIAVAALLRKDWDGWAQIAMPFVILCWVTLGAGLILGGYWAYVTLGWGGFWGWDPVENSSLVPWLVITGLMHGLVVQRNRGGLHRSNLLLALLGAPLFFYGTYMTRSGALAESSVHAFDALAKGALGLVIAMLLTYTVGGLGLWLFRLRSIPAKQTAEGVLSRDLAFSLGIIALVVIAGLTLIGASMPIISHLVTKQSSAVDTSYYHIANAPFAYVMLLLLGLVPFLSWRKVDNTDVFVQRISAPWYATLVIGLTVAFVSYFMRLPVAVSVFFLMLLATFTILSNAILVWRLARRSPMSMGGYLTHVGVGLVLLGAAASAFYEQKAEAVLTNGMTAEMFGFKVSYAGMTHPDEEMGKDNAVRLKFESLNDGKSFEARPVYYFDTHNPMQPRRVAEPHIYKHALYDMYIAIGSDGGGVIERMQDPGKTLSIRRGETKKMGEYTIHFKNFQIRGTMGGPDMSIGAVLDVEYKGKKTELIPEAVLGKGWRPAKLPGGGEVAIFADEINANERQVMLHFFGMPGQITMPDHVIVPVEVKLKPLINLVWLGTILMMLGGGIAMRRRFAELRQEQPQPSATPIVLGKQPKARTKPAPGVTGGH, encoded by the coding sequence ATGAACGCGGCAGAATGGGGTCGTCTCATTATCTATCTGGGCGCAGCGGGTGCGGTCGCAGCAACGGTGCTGTTCGCTCTCGCCGCCAAACAGGAACGCTGGCTACTGTGGGCAAGACGGGCTTACGCGCTGGCAGTCTTTAGCGCAGTAGCGGCGTTTGGTATCCTTATCTCGCTGTGCATGCGTAGCGACTTTCGCGTGGTGTACGTCGCCAATTTCAGCTCCAGTGACCTGCCGTGGTACTACAAACTCTCTTCTGCTTGGGCAGGACAGGAAGGTAGTTTCCTGCTTTGGGCGTTCTGGACGGCGTTGCTGGGTCTGCTGCTCATCCGTCGCCTGAAACGATACGAACCGCTGACAATGGCGGTGTACAGCAGTATCCTTGCCTTCCTGATGGCGATACTTACCAAACAATCGCCGTTCCTGCTGTATCCTCCCAGCGAAGTACCCCCTGAAGGCATGGGGCTGAATCCGCTCTTGCAGAACTACTGGATGGCGATACACCCACCCACCATCTTCATCGGCTTCGCTTCGCTGGCAATCCCCTTCTCCATCGCCGTCGCCGCGTTGTTGCGCAAGGACTGGGATGGCTGGGCGCAAATTGCCATGCCCTTCGTCATCCTTTGCTGGGTGACGCTGGGCGCAGGGCTGATACTGGGCGGCTACTGGGCTTACGTGACGCTCGGTTGGGGGGGCTTCTGGGGCTGGGACCCGGTAGAAAACTCCTCGCTGGTGCCTTGGCTGGTCATCACGGGGCTGATGCACGGGCTGGTCGTCCAGCGCAATCGTGGCGGGCTGCATCGCTCCAACCTGCTTCTGGCGCTGCTGGGTGCGCCTCTGTTCTTCTACGGAACCTACATGACGCGCAGCGGCGCGCTCGCCGAGTCCTCGGTACATGCTTTTGATGCGCTGGCGAAAGGTGCGTTGGGACTGGTTATCGCCATGTTGCTGACCTACACCGTCGGCGGATTGGGGCTATGGCTGTTCCGCTTGCGCAGTATCCCGGCAAAGCAGACCGCCGAAGGTGTTCTCTCGCGCGACCTGGCGTTCTCGCTGGGTATCATCGCGCTGGTGGTGATTGCCGGGTTGACGCTCATCGGAGCCTCTATGCCCATCATCTCCCATCTGGTAACCAAACAAAGCAGCGCAGTGGACACCAGCTACTATCACATCGCCAATGCCCCCTTCGCCTACGTGATGTTGCTGTTGCTGGGGCTGGTGCCTTTCCTCAGCTGGCGCAAAGTGGACAACACCGACGTGTTTGTCCAGCGCATTTCTGCGCCCTGGTACGCTACCCTGGTTATCGGGCTGACAGTCGCCTTCGTCTCATACTTCATGAGGCTGCCTGTGGCTGTGAGCGTTTTCTTCCTGATGCTTCTGGCGACGTTCACCATCCTGTCTAACGCCATACTGGTATGGCGTCTGGCCAGACGCAGTCCGATGAGCATGGGGGGATACCTCACGCATGTGGGCGTAGGGCTGGTGTTGTTGGGCGCGGCAGCCAGCGCGTTCTACGAGCAGAAGGCAGAAGCGGTGTTGACCAACGGCATGACCGCCGAAATGTTCGGCTTCAAAGTAAGCTACGCAGGTATGACGCACCCTGACGAGGAGATGGGCAAGGACAACGCAGTGCGTCTGAAGTTCGAAAGCCTGAATGACGGCAAGAGCTTCGAGGCACGCCCCGTTTACTATTTTGACACGCACAACCCAATGCAGCCACGTCGCGTCGCCGAGCCACATATCTACAAACATGCGCTGTACGATATGTATATCGCTATCGGCAGCGACGGCGGAGGCGTCATCGAGCGAATGCAGGACCCGGGTAAGACGTTGTCCATCCGCCGCGGCGAAACCAAGAAGATGGGCGAGTATACCATCCACTTCAAGAACTTCCAGATACGGGGTACGATGGGGGGGCCTGACATGAGCATCGGAGCGGTGCTCGATGTAGAATATAAAGGGAAGAAAACGGAGCTCATACCGGAGGCGGTGCTCGGCAAAGGCTGGAGACCCGCGAAGCTGCCCGGTGGCGGCGAGGTAGCTATCTTCGCCGATGAAATCAATGCAAACGAACGGCAGGTGATGCTCCATTTCTTTGGAATGCCCGGGCAGATCACCATGCCCGACCATGTTATCGTGCCAGTGGAGGTCAAGCTGAAGCCGCTTATCAACCTCGTCTGGCTGGGCACGATACTGATGATGCTGGGTGGCGGCATAGCCATGCGCCGGCGGTTCGCCGAGCTTCGGCAGGAACAGCCACAACCGTCTGCTACACCGATAGTGCTGGGCAAACAGCCCAAAGCCCGTACGAAACCAGCTCCAGGAGTGACTGGAGGGCATTAG